From one Lolium rigidum isolate FL_2022 chromosome 4, APGP_CSIRO_Lrig_0.1, whole genome shotgun sequence genomic stretch:
- the LOC124708760 gene encoding proline dehydrogenase 2, mitochondrial-like: protein MAIASRITTRALSTFAAAAAAKLPEAAVAAAGAEAVTLPSSAQPHQHQQQVLEFEDTGRLFTGEPSTALVRTLAALQLMSAGPLVDVGLAALRSPAVAASPVVQAAARATAYKHFCAGETAEEAAARVQRLWRGGMGGILDYGIEDAEDGAACDRNVAGFLAAVDVAAALPPGSASVCIKITALCPIALLEKTSDLLRWQHKNPSLHLPWKQHSFPILSDSSPLYLTPSEPAPLTADEERELQLAHDRLLAVGARCAEHDIPLLVDAEYATVQPAIDYFTFVGALACNGGGRPIVHGTVQAYLRDARDRLEAMTRAAEEERVHLGVKVVRGAYLTREARLAESLGVPSPIHATIQDTHDCYNGCAAFLLERVRRGSASLMLATHNVESGQLAAARAQELGIGKGDRNLQFAQLMGMADGLSLGLRNAGFQVSKYLPYGPVEHIIPYLIRRAEENRGLLSASAFDRQLLRKELVRRFKNAVMGRE, encoded by the exons ATGGCCATCGCCTCCCGCATCACGACGCGCGCGCTCTCCACCTTCGCCGCAGCCGCCGCAGCCAAGCTCCCGGAGGCGGCCGTCGCGGCCGCCGGGGCCGAGGCCGTGACCTTGCCCTCGTCCGCGCAGCCGCATCAGCATCAGCAGCAGGTTCTGGAGTTCGAGGACACCGGGCGGCTGTTCACCGGGGAGCCGTCGACGGCCCTGGTCCGCACGCTCGCGGCCCTGCAGCTCATGTCCGCGGGCCCGCTGGTGGACGTCGGCCTCGCGGCGCTAAGGTCCCCGGCGGTGGCCGCCAGCCCCGTGGTGCAGGCCGCGGCAAGGGCCACCGCGTACAAGCACTTCTGCGCGGGCGAGaccgccgaggaggccgcggcaaGGGTGCAGCGCCTCTGGCGCGGCGGCATGGGCGGGATCCTGGACTACGGCATCGAGGACGCCGAGGACGGCGCCGCATGCGACCGTAACGTCGCCGGCttcctcgccgccgtcgacgtcgccgcAGCTCTGCCGCCGGGATCG GCGAGCGTGTGTATTAAGATCACGGCCCTGTGCCCGATCGCGCTGCTGGAGAAGACGAGCGACCTGCTACGGTGGCAGCACAAGAACCCGTCGCTGCACCTGCCCTGGAAGCAGCACTCCTTCCCCATCCTCTCCGACTCCAGCCCGCTCTACCTCACCCCCTCCGAGCCGGCGCCGCTCACGGCGGACGAGGAGCGGGAGCTGCAGCTGGCGCACGACCGGCTGCTGGCCGTGGGCGCGCGGTGCGCGGAGCACGACATCCCGCTGCTGGTGGACGCGGAGTACGCGACGGTGCAGCCGGCCATCGACTACTTCACCTTCGTGGGCGCGCTGGCCTGCAACGGCGGCGGGCGGCCCATCGTGCACGGCACCGTGCAGGCCTACCTCCGCGACGCGCGCGACCGGCTCGAGGCCATGACgcgcgccgccgaggaggagcgcGTGCACCTCGGCGTCAAGGTCGTCCGCGGCGCCTACCTCACCCGCGAGGCCCGGCTGGCGGAGTCGCTCGGCGTGCCGTCGCCCATCCACGCCACCATCCAGGACACCCACGACTGCTACAACGGCTGCGCGGCGTTCCTCCtcgagcgcgtccgccgcggctCCGCCTCCCTCATGCTCGCCACGCACAACGTGGAGTCCGGCCAGCTCGCGGCGGCCAGGGCGCAGGAGCTCGGCATCGGCAAGGGGGACCGGAACCTGCAGTTCGCGCAGCTCATGGGCATGGCCGACGGCCTCTCCCTCGGCCTCCGTAACGCCGGCTTCCAGGTCAGCAAGTACCTCCCCTACGGCCCCGTCGAGCACATCATCCCCTACCTCATCAGGCGAGCCGAGGAGAACAGAGGACTGCTCTCTGCTTCCGCCTTCGATAGGCAGCTGCTCCG GAAGGAGCTCGTCAGGAGGTTCAAGAACGCGGTGATGGGACGGGAGTGA